One window from the genome of Streptomyces sp. NBC_01476 encodes:
- a CDS encoding M50 family metallopeptidase codes for MTALMTVLGIVVFAVGLMVSIAWHELGHLSTAKLFKIRVPQYMVGFGPTIWSRKKGDTEYGFKAIPLGGYIRMIGMFPPGDDGRITARSTSPWRSMIEDARSAAFEELQPGDESRLFYTRKPWKRVIVMFAGPFMNLILAFALAISVFMGIGISKQTTVVGQVSDCVISQADTAKRDAANPCLPSDPVAPAKSAGFKPGDKFLEFNGQPVHDWAGLSKDIRKGAGKAVIVVERDGKRVTLHPTITTNVVAKTDGDGNPLPDGGTVTAGFLGFSPASHIQPLTFTSSVSHMGDMARQGVDSLLRLPQRIPDLWNAAFNGAPRKADSPMGVVGAARVGGEVFSLQEPAIDRIATMVMLVAGFNLSLFLFNMLPLLPLDGGHIAGALWEAVRRHTARVFRKPDPGPFDVAKLMPVAYVVAGIFVSFTLLVLIADVVNPVKLST; via the coding sequence ATGACGGCTCTCATGACGGTCCTCGGCATAGTCGTCTTCGCCGTGGGCCTGATGGTCTCCATCGCCTGGCACGAGCTGGGCCACCTCTCCACCGCCAAGCTCTTCAAGATCCGCGTGCCCCAGTACATGGTCGGCTTCGGGCCCACCATCTGGTCCCGGAAGAAGGGCGACACCGAGTACGGCTTCAAGGCCATCCCGCTCGGCGGCTACATCCGGATGATCGGCATGTTCCCGCCCGGCGACGACGGCCGGATCACCGCCCGCTCCACCTCACCGTGGCGCAGCATGATCGAGGACGCCCGCTCGGCCGCCTTCGAGGAGCTCCAGCCCGGCGACGAGAGCCGGCTCTTCTACACGCGCAAGCCGTGGAAGCGCGTCATCGTGATGTTCGCCGGACCGTTCATGAACCTGATCCTGGCCTTCGCGCTGGCCATCTCGGTCTTCATGGGCATCGGCATCAGCAAGCAGACCACCGTGGTCGGCCAGGTCAGCGACTGCGTGATCTCCCAGGCCGACACCGCCAAGCGGGACGCCGCCAACCCGTGCCTGCCCAGCGACCCGGTCGCACCCGCCAAGTCGGCCGGTTTCAAGCCCGGCGACAAGTTCCTTGAGTTCAACGGTCAGCCGGTGCACGACTGGGCCGGGCTCTCCAAGGACATCCGCAAGGGCGCGGGCAAGGCCGTCATCGTGGTCGAGCGTGACGGCAAGCGCGTCACCCTGCACCCGACGATCACCACGAACGTCGTCGCCAAGACCGACGGCGACGGCAATCCGCTCCCCGACGGCGGCACCGTGACGGCCGGCTTCCTCGGCTTCAGCCCGGCCAGCCACATCCAGCCGCTCACCTTCACCAGCTCGGTGAGCCACATGGGCGACATGGCCCGGCAGGGCGTCGACTCGCTGCTCCGGCTGCCGCAGCGCATCCCCGACCTGTGGAACGCGGCCTTCAACGGGGCCCCGCGCAAGGCCGACTCCCCGATGGGCGTGGTCGGTGCGGCCCGCGTCGGCGGCGAGGTCTTCTCGCTGCAGGAACCGGCGATCGACCGGATCGCCACCATGGTGATGCTGGTGGCCGGCTTCAACCTGTCGCTCTTCCTCTTCAACATGCTGCCGCTGCTGCCGCTGGACGGCGGGCACATCGCCGGCGCCCTGTGGGAGGCGGTCCGCCGGCACACCGCCCGGGTCTTCCGCAAGCCGGACCCCGGACCCTTCGACGTCGCCAAGCTGATGCCGGTCGCTTATGTCGTGGCCGGAATCTTCGTGTCCTTCACGCTGCTGGTCCTGATCGCCGACGTGGTGAACCCGGTCAAACTCAGTACGTAA
- the ispG gene encoding flavodoxin-dependent (E)-4-hydroxy-3-methylbut-2-enyl-diphosphate synthase, producing the protein MTAISLGMPDVPTRLADRRKSRQIQVGSVAVGGDAPVSVQSMTTTRTSDIGATLQQIAELTASGCQIVRVACPTQDDADALATIARKSQIPVIADIHFQPKYVFAAIDAGCAAVRVNPGNIKQFDDKVKEIAKAASAAGVPIRIGVNAGSLDRRLLEKYGKATPEALAESALWEASLFEEHDFRDIKISVKHNDPVIMVNAYRLLAQQCDYPLHLGVTEAGPAFQGTIKSAVAFGALLAEGIGDTIRVSLSAPPAEEVKVGIQILESLNLRQRRLEIVSCPSCGRAQVDVYKLADQVSAGLEGMEVPLRVAVMGCVVNGPGEAREADLGVASGNGKGQIFVKGEVIKTVPESQIVETLIDEAMKLAEQMEAAGAASGEPQVSVS; encoded by the coding sequence ATGACCGCGATTTCGCTCGGTATGCCGGATGTTCCGACCAGACTCGCCGACCGCCGCAAAAGCCGCCAGATCCAGGTCGGAAGCGTTGCTGTGGGCGGCGACGCACCGGTCTCCGTTCAGTCGATGACCACCACCAGGACCTCCGACATCGGTGCGACGCTGCAGCAGATCGCCGAGCTGACCGCGTCCGGCTGCCAGATCGTCCGGGTCGCCTGCCCGACCCAGGACGACGCCGACGCGCTCGCCACCATCGCCAGGAAGTCCCAGATCCCGGTCATCGCCGACATCCACTTCCAGCCGAAGTACGTCTTCGCCGCGATCGACGCCGGCTGCGCCGCGGTCCGGGTCAACCCGGGCAACATCAAGCAGTTCGACGACAAGGTCAAGGAGATCGCCAAGGCGGCCTCCGCGGCGGGCGTCCCGATCCGGATCGGTGTCAACGCCGGTTCGCTCGACCGCCGTCTGCTGGAGAAGTACGGCAAGGCCACTCCCGAGGCGCTCGCCGAGTCCGCGCTGTGGGAGGCGTCCCTCTTCGAGGAGCACGACTTCCGCGACATCAAGATCTCGGTCAAGCACAACGACCCGGTGATCATGGTCAACGCCTACCGCCTGCTCGCCCAGCAGTGCGACTACCCGCTGCACCTCGGCGTCACCGAGGCAGGACCCGCCTTCCAGGGCACCATCAAGTCCGCGGTCGCCTTCGGGGCGCTGCTCGCCGAGGGCATCGGCGACACCATCCGGGTCTCGCTCTCCGCGCCGCCGGCCGAGGAGGTCAAGGTCGGCATCCAGATCCTGGAGTCGCTGAACCTGCGCCAGCGCCGGCTGGAGATCGTCTCCTGCCCGTCCTGCGGCCGCGCCCAGGTCGACGTCTACAAGCTCGCCGACCAGGTCTCGGCCGGCCTGGAAGGCATGGAAGTGCCGCTGCGCGTCGCCGTCATGGGCTGCGTCGTCAACGGCCCCGGTGAAGCCCGCGAAGCCGACCTCGGCGTCGCCTCCGGCAACGGCAAGGGCCAAATCTTCGTCAAGGGTGAGGTCATCAAGACCGTCCCCGAGTCGCAGATCGTCGAGACCCTGATCGATGAGGCCATGAAGCTCGCGGAGCAGATGGAAGCGGCCGGTGCCGCCTCCGGTGAACCGCAGGTGAGCGTCTCCTGA
- a CDS encoding GNAT family N-acetyltransferase, translating into MLTHSTARVLDPGDLDAALAVLGRDPVANAFVTSRVNVAGLDPWRLGGEMWGWYSGGKLTSMCYAGANLVPICATPEAVAAFAERARRSGRRCSSIVGPAEATADLWSRLEPHWGPAREVRTHQPLMTTRALPQDIAPDPLVRRVRRDEMEVLLPACVAMFTEEVGVSPLAGDGGLLYQARVAELVTTGRAFARIENGEVVFKAEIGAVTRHTCQIQGVWVAPAYRGRGLSETGMAAVLHYALRDVAPVASLYVNDFNAPARATYRRVGFTEVGAFMSVLF; encoded by the coding sequence ATGTTGACCCACTCGACTGCCCGAGTCCTCGACCCGGGCGACCTCGACGCCGCCCTGGCCGTACTCGGCCGCGACCCGGTGGCCAACGCCTTCGTCACCTCCCGGGTCAATGTCGCCGGGCTCGACCCCTGGCGGCTCGGCGGCGAGATGTGGGGCTGGTACAGCGGCGGCAAGCTCACCTCGATGTGTTACGCGGGCGCCAACCTCGTACCGATCTGCGCGACCCCCGAGGCGGTCGCCGCGTTCGCCGAGCGGGCCCGCAGGTCCGGCCGGCGCTGTTCGTCCATCGTCGGTCCTGCCGAGGCCACCGCCGACCTGTGGAGCCGGCTCGAACCCCACTGGGGACCGGCCCGCGAGGTCCGCACCCACCAGCCGCTGATGACCACCCGCGCCCTGCCCCAGGACATCGCCCCCGACCCGCTGGTCCGCCGGGTCCGCCGCGACGAGATGGAGGTGCTGCTGCCGGCCTGCGTGGCGATGTTCACCGAGGAGGTCGGCGTCTCCCCGCTGGCCGGCGACGGCGGCCTGCTCTACCAGGCCCGGGTCGCCGAACTCGTCACCACCGGACGGGCGTTCGCCCGGATAGAGAACGGCGAGGTGGTCTTCAAGGCGGAGATCGGCGCCGTCACCCGGCACACCTGCCAGATCCAGGGCGTCTGGGTGGCCCCCGCCTACCGCGGCCGCGGCCTGTCGGAGACCGGTATGGCCGCCGTCCTGCACTACGCCCTGCGGGACGTCGCCCCGGTCGCCAGCCTCTACGTCAACGACTTCAACGCCCCCGCCCGCGCCACCTACCGCCGTGTGGGCTTCACCGAAGTCGGCGCCTTCATGTCGGTCCTGTTCTGA
- a CDS encoding GNAT family N-acetyltransferase, translated as MENVVVGPCDLVARVDEALAVQAVAFGLGPDEVAIRRQIVLRHLGSPGARALGACTPDGRLVGFVYGLPNDRAHWWSSVVQPYLREQGNDDWLDDSFVITELHVLPGFQNQGIGRRLITGITDTATEPRSILSAIDGDSPARHLYRSLGYRDLARPVHFPSAGRPYAVMGAPLPLLRRHPAAAG; from the coding sequence ATGGAGAACGTGGTGGTCGGGCCCTGTGACCTCGTGGCGCGGGTCGATGAGGCGCTGGCCGTACAAGCGGTGGCCTTCGGGCTCGGGCCGGACGAGGTGGCCATCCGGCGGCAGATTGTGCTGCGGCACCTGGGGAGCCCCGGAGCCCGCGCACTCGGCGCGTGCACCCCCGACGGGCGGCTGGTCGGCTTCGTCTACGGCCTGCCCAACGACCGCGCCCACTGGTGGTCCAGCGTCGTGCAGCCGTACCTGCGCGAGCAGGGCAACGACGACTGGCTCGACGACTCCTTCGTCATCACCGAACTGCACGTGCTGCCCGGCTTCCAGAACCAGGGCATCGGCCGCCGCCTGATCACCGGCATCACCGACACCGCGACCGAACCGCGCAGCATCCTGTCCGCCATCGACGGCGACAGCCCCGCCCGCCACCTCTACCGTTCGCTGGGCTACCGCGATCTCGCCCGCCCGGTGCACTTCCCGAGCGCCGGCCGGCCGTACGCCGTTATGGGCGCACCCCTCCCGCTGCTCAGGCGGCACCCCGCGGCGGCCGGATAA
- a CDS encoding proline--tRNA ligase, translating into MVLRMSRLLLKTLRDDPADAETASHKLLVRAGYVRRSSAGMWSWLPLGKRVLDNVGRIVREEMEAIGGQEVLLPALLPREAYEATGRAAEYGDLLFRLTDRKGSDYILGPTHEEIFTQLVKDQVSSYKELPVILYQIQTKYRDEARPRSGVLRGREFQMKDAYSFDTTEEGLAEAYRLHREAYTRIFRRLGLDFRIVSAVSGAMGGSDSEEFLAPAAAGEDTYADCPRCDYAANTEAVTFTATVPAAAGSGPAGPVEELDTPGTPTIDALAAHLGVPAAATLKNLLVTVDGEITAVGVPGDREVDLGKLAEHLAPATVELATAEDFAARPELVRGYVGPQGLGIRYLADPRVAPGTAWITGANKPGRHAANVVCGRDFQVDRSLDVATVEPGDPCPRCGAGLRLDRAIEIGHIFRIGHKYTDVFRLDVLGPDGRPVRVTMGSYGIGISRAVAALAEQTADAHGLCWPAEVAPADVHIVPAGKAAQRELAARAADALHTAGRRVLLDDRTGLSPGVKFADADLIGVPVLLTAGRRAAEGVVELKDRRTGVREELPLAEALARLGG; encoded by the coding sequence ATGGTCCTGCGCATGTCCCGGCTGCTGCTCAAGACGCTGCGCGACGACCCGGCCGACGCCGAGACCGCCAGCCACAAGCTGCTGGTCAGGGCCGGCTACGTCCGTCGCTCCTCAGCCGGCATGTGGAGCTGGCTGCCGCTGGGCAAACGCGTCCTGGACAACGTCGGCCGGATCGTCCGCGAAGAGATGGAGGCGATCGGCGGCCAGGAAGTGCTGCTGCCCGCGCTGCTGCCCCGCGAGGCGTACGAGGCCACCGGCCGTGCCGCGGAGTACGGCGACCTGCTCTTCCGGCTCACCGACCGCAAGGGCAGCGATTACATCCTCGGGCCCACCCATGAGGAGATCTTCACCCAGCTGGTGAAGGACCAGGTCAGCTCCTACAAGGAGCTGCCGGTGATCCTCTACCAGATCCAGACGAAGTACCGGGACGAGGCCAGGCCCCGCTCCGGGGTGCTGCGCGGGCGCGAGTTCCAGATGAAGGACGCGTACTCCTTCGACACCACCGAGGAGGGCCTCGCCGAGGCGTACCGGCTGCACCGGGAGGCGTACACCAGGATCTTCCGCCGGCTCGGCCTGGACTTCCGGATCGTCTCGGCGGTGTCGGGCGCTATGGGCGGCTCCGACTCCGAGGAGTTCCTGGCGCCCGCCGCGGCCGGCGAGGACACCTACGCGGACTGCCCCCGGTGCGACTACGCCGCCAATACCGAAGCGGTCACCTTCACCGCCACGGTGCCGGCCGCCGCCGGCAGCGGACCTGCCGGACCTGTCGAGGAACTGGACACCCCCGGCACCCCCACCATCGACGCGCTCGCCGCGCACCTCGGCGTGCCCGCCGCCGCCACCTTGAAGAACCTGCTCGTCACCGTGGACGGGGAGATCACCGCGGTCGGGGTCCCCGGCGACCGCGAGGTGGACCTCGGCAAGCTCGCGGAGCACCTCGCGCCCGCGACAGTGGAACTCGCCACCGCCGAGGACTTCGCCGCCCGGCCCGAGCTGGTACGCGGCTACGTCGGCCCCCAGGGCCTCGGTATCCGCTACCTCGCCGACCCCCGGGTCGCGCCCGGCACCGCCTGGATCACCGGCGCGAACAAGCCCGGCCGGCACGCCGCCAACGTCGTGTGCGGGCGTGACTTCCAGGTCGACCGCTCCCTCGACGTGGCCACCGTCGAACCCGGCGACCCCTGCCCCCGCTGCGGCGCCGGGCTGCGCCTCGACCGGGCGATCGAGATCGGCCACATCTTCCGGATCGGCCACAAGTACACCGACGTCTTCCGGCTCGACGTCCTCGGCCCCGACGGCAGGCCCGTCCGCGTCACCATGGGCTCCTACGGCATCGGCATCTCCCGCGCGGTCGCCGCCCTGGCCGAGCAGACCGCCGACGCCCACGGCCTGTGCTGGCCCGCCGAAGTCGCCCCCGCCGACGTCCACATCGTCCCCGCCGGCAAGGCCGCGCAGCGCGAACTCGCCGCCCGGGCCGCGGACGCGCTGCACACCGCGGGCCGCCGCGTCCTGCTGGACGACCGCACCGGCCTCTCCCCGGGCGTCAAGTTCGCCGACGCCGACCTGATCGGCGTACCGGTGCTGCTGACCGCGGGCCGCCGCGCCGCCGAAGGCGTCGTGGAGCTCAAGGACCGCCGCACCGGCGTCCGCGAGGAACTGCCGCTTGCGGAGGCGCTGGCGCGGCTGGGCGGGTGA
- a CDS encoding aminoglycoside phosphotransferase family protein, protein MGSAGHHGGPDHLDLEPPERLARTIGVWEGEAGRAWLARLPGLVTEYLTRWELTPERVFAAGGQISMIVLVRTADGTPAVLKVGMVNRETAQEHAALAQWDGRGAVRLLRADPEQGALLLERLQADVSLRSLAEPKAMLEAVEVLRRLWVPVPGGHPFATVAGYTGELVPLLRQRAEEPWAADARPLVDEALAVREALLADAPAPVLLHGDFHHGNVLAGDRLAWLAIDPKPLVGDPAYDVAWLARDRLSTLAAQPGSRAAARRRLAQLSSALEIDPEHLRGWSLFRAVEAGIWSMTMGAREDGELLLEFADWL, encoded by the coding sequence ATGGGTTCAGCGGGGCACCACGGGGGGCCTGACCACCTGGACCTGGAACCGCCGGAGCGGCTGGCCCGCACCATCGGCGTCTGGGAGGGCGAGGCGGGCCGGGCGTGGCTGGCGCGGCTGCCGGGCCTGGTGACGGAGTACCTGACGCGGTGGGAACTGACCCCGGAGCGGGTCTTCGCCGCGGGCGGCCAGATCAGCATGATCGTGCTGGTCAGGACCGCGGACGGCACGCCGGCCGTGCTCAAGGTGGGCATGGTCAACCGGGAGACCGCCCAGGAGCACGCGGCGCTCGCGCAGTGGGACGGGCGGGGTGCGGTCCGCCTGCTGCGGGCCGACCCGGAGCAGGGGGCGCTGCTGCTGGAACGGCTCCAGGCGGACGTGTCCTTGCGGTCGCTGGCCGAGCCGAAGGCGATGCTGGAGGCGGTCGAGGTGCTGCGCCGGCTGTGGGTACCGGTGCCCGGCGGCCACCCCTTCGCGACGGTGGCCGGGTACACCGGTGAGCTGGTCCCGCTGCTCCGGCAGCGCGCCGAGGAGCCCTGGGCGGCCGATGCCCGTCCGCTGGTCGACGAGGCGCTGGCGGTGCGTGAGGCGCTGCTGGCGGACGCCCCCGCGCCGGTCCTGCTGCACGGGGACTTCCACCACGGCAATGTGCTGGCCGGCGACCGCCTGGCGTGGCTCGCGATCGACCCCAAGCCCCTGGTCGGCGACCCCGCCTACGACGTGGCCTGGCTGGCCAGGGACCGCCTGTCCACCCTGGCCGCCCAGCCGGGTTCCCGCGCCGCGGCACGCCGCCGGCTGGCCCAGCTCTCCTCGGCGCTGGAGATCGACCCCGAGCACCTGCGCGGCTGGTCTCTCTTCCGTGCGGTCGAGGCGGGCATCTGGTCGATGACGATGGGCGCCCGGGAGGACGGCGAACTCCTCCTGGAGTTCGCCGACTGGCTCTGA
- a CDS encoding ferritin-like domain-containing protein: protein MTTELDAAQAALAAEHAAVYGYGVVGGRVGGAREAEARQAYDAHRARRDALSRTVTDLGGKPVAAAAGYELPFAVTDAAGAVRLAAFLEDRVAGAYGDLVRAATGAVRGDAAAGLREAAVRAVRWSGGSVPFPGLAERD, encoded by the coding sequence ATGACCACCGAGCTGGATGCCGCGCAGGCGGCGCTCGCCGCGGAGCACGCCGCGGTGTACGGGTACGGCGTGGTGGGCGGGCGGGTCGGGGGTGCGCGGGAGGCGGAGGCGCGGCAGGCGTATGACGCGCACCGGGCCCGGCGGGACGCGCTCAGCCGTACGGTCACGGATCTGGGCGGGAAGCCGGTCGCCGCGGCGGCGGGGTACGAGTTGCCGTTCGCGGTGACGGACGCGGCCGGTGCGGTGCGGCTGGCCGCCTTCCTGGAAGACCGGGTGGCGGGCGCGTACGGCGATCTGGTGCGTGCGGCGACCGGCGCCGTACGCGGTGACGCCGCCGCCGGGCTGCGGGAGGCGGCGGTGCGCGCGGTGCGCTGGAGCGGCGGGAGCGTACCCTTCCCGGGATTGGCGGAACGCGACTGA
- the rimP gene encoding ribosome maturation factor RimP — MSTTQSERLRKLLEPLAAETGLELEDVKVTAAGKRRQLLVVVDADAGVSLDAVADVSRAFSEALDASDVMGESEYVLEVGSPGTDRPLTEPRHFRRNTGRLVKLQLKERGELIARIMTVDDTGLDLEVPGVKGRKPKPARADFAEISRARVEVEFNRKDEGAVEADGDEDDENDENDENTEEA, encoded by the coding sequence ATGAGCACGACCCAGAGCGAGAGGCTGCGCAAACTGCTGGAGCCGCTGGCTGCGGAGACGGGCCTGGAGCTGGAAGACGTCAAGGTGACCGCCGCCGGGAAGCGGCGGCAGCTGCTGGTCGTGGTGGACGCCGACGCCGGCGTCTCGCTGGACGCGGTCGCCGATGTGAGCCGCGCCTTCTCGGAGGCGCTGGACGCCTCCGACGTGATGGGCGAATCGGAGTACGTGCTCGAGGTCGGCTCCCCCGGCACCGACCGCCCCCTCACCGAACCGCGCCACTTCCGGCGTAACACCGGACGCCTGGTGAAGCTCCAGCTCAAGGAGCGCGGCGAGCTGATCGCACGGATCATGACGGTGGACGACACCGGTCTCGATCTGGAGGTGCCGGGCGTGAAGGGCCGCAAGCCCAAGCCGGCCCGGGCGGACTTCGCCGAGATCAGCAGGGCGCGGGTCGAGGTCGAGTTCAACCGCAAGGACGAGGGCGCCGTGGAAGCCGACGGCGACGAAGACGACGAGAACGACGAGAACGACGAGAACACTGAGGAGGCGTAG
- the nusA gene encoding transcription termination factor NusA: MDIDMKALRGLVQERQISFDLLVGAIESALLIAYHREPGSHRRARVELDRQTGHVTVWATEEPEEAGEGAEPREFDDTPSGFGRIAASTAKQVILQRLRDAEDDVTFGEYAGREGDIVTGVVQQGKDPKNVLVDIGKLEAILPVQEQVPGEDYAHGTRLRSYVVRVVKGVRGPSVTLSRTHPNLVKKLFALEVPEIADGSVVIEAIAREAGHRSKIAVRSGRSGLNAKGACIGPMGARVRAVMAELNGEKIDIVDWSDDPAEMVANALSPARVSKVEVVDAMARSARVTVPDYQLSLAIGKEGQNARLAARLTGWRIDIRPDTEQPES; the protein is encoded by the coding sequence GTGGACATCGACATGAAGGCCCTGCGGGGTTTGGTGCAGGAGAGGCAGATCTCGTTCGACCTGCTGGTCGGGGCCATCGAATCGGCGCTCCTCATCGCGTACCACCGCGAACCCGGCAGTCACCGCCGGGCGCGGGTGGAGCTCGACCGGCAGACCGGGCACGTGACCGTATGGGCCACCGAGGAGCCGGAGGAGGCGGGCGAGGGCGCCGAACCGCGCGAGTTCGACGACACGCCCAGCGGCTTCGGCCGGATCGCCGCCTCCACCGCCAAACAGGTGATTCTGCAGCGGCTGCGTGACGCCGAGGACGACGTGACCTTCGGGGAGTACGCCGGCCGCGAGGGCGACATCGTGACCGGTGTCGTCCAGCAGGGCAAGGACCCCAAGAACGTGCTGGTCGACATCGGCAAGCTGGAGGCCATCCTGCCGGTGCAGGAGCAGGTGCCCGGCGAGGACTACGCCCACGGCACCCGGCTGCGCAGCTATGTGGTGCGGGTCGTCAAGGGCGTGCGCGGCCCTTCGGTGACCTTGTCGCGCACTCACCCCAACCTGGTGAAGAAGCTCTTCGCGCTGGAGGTCCCGGAGATCGCCGACGGCTCGGTGGTGATCGAGGCGATCGCCCGTGAGGCGGGGCACCGCAGCAAGATCGCGGTCCGCTCCGGCCGCTCCGGGCTGAACGCCAAGGGCGCCTGCATCGGCCCGATGGGCGCCCGGGTGCGCGCGGTGATGGCCGAGCTGAACGGCGAGAAGATCGACATCGTGGACTGGTCGGACGACCCGGCCGAGATGGTGGCGAACGCCCTCTCACCGGCCCGGGTCTCCAAGGTCGAGGTGGTGGACGCGATGGCCCGCAGCGCCCGCGTCACCGTGCCGGACTACCAGCTGTCGCTGGCGATCGGCAAGGAAGGGCAGAACGCCCGGCTGGCCGCCCGGCTGACCGGCTGGCGGATCGACATCCGCCCCGACACCGAGCAGCCCGAAAGCTGA
- a CDS encoding YlxR family protein, with amino-acid sequence MSGRTLHPACPERTCIGCRQRAAKTDLLRVAVSGGVCVPDLRGTLPGRGAYLHPGLACLDLAVRRRAFARSFRGPVTPDTAELRRYVEQAAP; translated from the coding sequence GTGTCTGGTCGGACGCTGCATCCAGCATGCCCGGAGCGAACCTGCATCGGCTGCCGTCAGCGAGCGGCCAAGACCGACCTGCTGCGTGTGGCGGTGAGCGGGGGCGTATGCGTTCCCGATCTTCGCGGTACGCTGCCCGGTCGGGGTGCGTATCTGCATCCCGGCCTTGCCTGTCTTGACCTGGCGGTCCGCCGCCGGGCGTTCGCCCGGTCCTTCAGGGGACCGGTGACGCCCGATACCGCGGAACTGCGCCGGTACGTCGAGCAGGCAGCACCGTAA